GATCGTATAAATAAAATGTTTCAAAGCAGAGATATACACAAGACCTATTGGGCAGTGGTACGTAATAGACCCATTCAAGATGAAGGGGTACTGATTCATTGGCTTGTGAAAAACGCACGTAAAAACGTCACTAAAGCCTACCGCAATGAGGTGAAAGGAAGTTTGCGAGCAGAATTAAGTTATCGATTAATTGGTGAATTGAATGGTTATTACTTGTTGGAAGTATATCCGGTGACAGGTAGACCACATCAGATACGTGTCCAGCTATCTACTCTCGGATGTCCAATAGTTGGCGATAATAAATACGGCTATCCCAGGGGAAGTATGAAAAGAAGTATTTGCTTACATGCGAGGAAGTTAAGCTTCGAACACCCAGTGAAGAA
This Olivibacter sp. SDN3 DNA region includes the following protein-coding sequences:
- a CDS encoding RluA family pseudouridine synthase, whose amino-acid sequence is MTIVTKPITDQDVLYEDNHLIAINKRAGDIVQVDETGDESLDEKVKDYLTKKYNKPNGAFLGVVHRLDRPVSGVILFAKTSKALDRINKMFQSRDIHKTYWAVVRNRPIQDEGVLIHWLVKNARKNVTKAYRNEVKGSLRAELSYRLIGELNGYYLLEVYPVTGRPHQIRVQLSTLGCPIVGDNKYGYPRGSMKRSICLHARKLSFEHPVKKDPVNLFAPLPKDGFWERFEGF